The following proteins come from a genomic window of Nitrospira sp.:
- the lepB gene encoding signal peptidase I produces the protein MLSYLSHPFGRSSNHVALCLLIAWSGLWTGCSTAPVPPTDSTSESQAVFHQLASLEVVSDRLYQSIADQADVAGFSHQLEIESDLTSPFTPSEKERIAQSFVRSLKVMLFDLAPEQFWEHHLAQYYASMLSVPEARRLVEGYDNEVLSPTSRMQELRWNFVTDRLPDLLPAVRAWSHRFQISHEAMVPALLPGDHVIAHRAAYHAAEPQRGEVVVYRYPDSNGTLFLHRVIGVPGDRIEVHNQVVSVNEEALTEPYVEHTDASSLSGNVRDNLGPVTVPPNSYFVLGDNREESLDSRFLGPISKEHILGQAMCIYWSVDLGSRTPRWDRLNQPVQ, from the coding sequence ATGCTCTCCTATCTGTCCCACCCCTTTGGGCGATCTTCGAATCACGTTGCTCTCTGCCTGCTTATCGCATGGAGTGGCCTCTGGACTGGATGCAGCACGGCTCCTGTGCCTCCCACTGACAGTACCAGCGAGTCACAGGCTGTATTTCACCAGTTGGCCAGCCTGGAGGTGGTATCGGATCGTTTGTACCAGTCTATTGCGGACCAAGCCGATGTTGCGGGATTCAGCCACCAGCTAGAGATCGAGTCTGATCTGACCAGTCCATTCACGCCATCCGAGAAGGAGCGCATCGCGCAGTCATTTGTGCGATCACTCAAAGTCATGCTGTTCGATCTGGCCCCGGAACAGTTCTGGGAGCACCATCTCGCGCAATACTATGCCTCAATGTTGTCGGTTCCAGAAGCCCGGCGATTGGTCGAGGGGTATGACAATGAAGTTCTCAGCCCGACGTCCAGAATGCAAGAACTCCGCTGGAATTTTGTGACGGACCGCCTGCCGGACCTGTTGCCTGCGGTACGGGCCTGGTCACATCGGTTCCAGATCTCACATGAGGCGATGGTCCCGGCGCTCTTGCCGGGAGACCATGTGATCGCGCATAGGGCTGCGTATCATGCTGCAGAACCTCAACGCGGCGAAGTCGTCGTCTATCGCTATCCAGACAGCAATGGGACACTTTTTCTCCATCGCGTGATCGGGGTTCCTGGCGATCGGATCGAAGTTCACAATCAGGTGGTCTCGGTGAACGAAGAAGCCTTGACCGAGCCCTATGTGGAACATACCGACGCATCGAGCCTGTCTGGAAACGTCCGTGATAACCTTGGGCCTGTCACCGTACCTCCCAACAGCTATTTCGTCTTGGGTGACAATCGGGAGGAGAGTCTGGATAGCCGATTTTTGGGACCGATCAGCAAGGAGCACATTCTAGGGCAAGCGATGTGTATTTATTGGTCTGTTGATCTCGGCTCGAGGACTCCACGTTGGGACCGCCTCAATCAACCGGTGCAGTAG
- a CDS encoding geranylgeranyl reductase family protein: MSITYDVIVVGSGPAGACAAWGLAKAGVTVAVIEKAALPRYKTCGGGLVGRAMQTLPLDVRHVVEQDCHTAQLNFLPAGLSFTTHRPTPIVSMTMRDQFDYALLSAGQAAGAVVHQQCAVENVSFHSDFVTVATNKGSMKTKFVIAADGALSTVARTLGLADGRVLIPALEYEVTVPPDQLDRFQNTARFDFDLLPHGYAWAFPKRQHLSIGVLSTRQRGSDLKSSMARYLNVLGCGSVTRVERHGFVIPIRPRRGPFVDKRILLVGDAAGFADPVTGEGISFAIRSGLMAAQSLIDGRFEEESVRSEYTRSLTETILPELRAGRGLARLLYDCPRIRSWAFSRQGQRLCEVVTDVMTGKRTYQDLAFRPRTLLKLLTPHWFKRAGHRSAWPRDGQT; the protein is encoded by the coding sequence ATGTCCATCACGTATGACGTCATTGTGGTCGGCAGCGGACCGGCCGGAGCTTGCGCGGCATGGGGTCTGGCCAAAGCGGGTGTGACGGTCGCCGTCATCGAAAAGGCTGCCCTGCCGCGGTACAAAACGTGCGGTGGCGGGCTCGTGGGACGGGCCATGCAGACACTGCCTTTAGATGTGCGTCATGTCGTCGAACAAGATTGCCATACGGCACAGCTCAATTTTCTTCCTGCCGGATTATCCTTCACGACTCATCGACCGACTCCGATCGTCTCCATGACGATGCGCGATCAGTTTGATTATGCCCTTCTTTCCGCTGGGCAAGCAGCCGGAGCAGTCGTCCACCAACAATGTGCCGTCGAGAACGTGTCGTTCCACAGTGATTTCGTCACAGTCGCGACAAACAAGGGCTCGATGAAAACCAAGTTCGTCATCGCAGCCGACGGGGCGCTCAGCACGGTTGCACGTACACTGGGGCTCGCAGACGGACGCGTCCTTATTCCGGCGCTTGAATATGAAGTGACGGTGCCTCCTGACCAGTTGGACAGGTTTCAAAACACAGCGAGATTTGATTTTGATCTGCTGCCTCATGGGTATGCCTGGGCTTTTCCCAAACGACAGCATCTCTCGATCGGTGTCCTGTCGACGAGACAACGGGGGAGTGATCTCAAATCCTCGATGGCGCGCTATCTCAATGTGCTCGGCTGCGGATCTGTCACACGGGTGGAGCGACATGGCTTTGTCATTCCCATTCGACCACGACGAGGACCATTCGTCGACAAGCGCATCCTGTTGGTCGGTGATGCCGCAGGCTTCGCCGATCCCGTCACAGGGGAAGGGATTTCATTCGCCATTCGAAGTGGTCTGATGGCCGCACAATCGTTGATTGACGGACGGTTTGAAGAGGAGTCCGTCCGAAGTGAGTACACCCGTTCACTCACTGAGACGATCCTTCCTGAACTACGAGCAGGACGAGGGCTGGCTCGACTGCTGTACGACTGTCCCCGCATCCGATCGTGGGCGTTTTCTCGACAGGGTCAACGCCTCTGTGAAGTGGTGACGGACGTCATGACCGGGAAGCGAACCTATCAAGATTTGGCGTTCAGGCCCCGGACCCTTCTCAAGCTTCTGACACCTCACTGGTTCAAACGCGCAGGGCACAGATCGGCTTGGCCACGCGATGGTCAGACGTAA
- a CDS encoding STAS domain-containing protein gives MMDQGTRHTLTVTSRENAGITFVKMQGSLSATTAEQGNQDMKKIVDAGAKKVILNLADIDYISSGGIRVLILACKQLNNVQGQMKIAAAKGMVKEALQASGFDLLNRVYGESIQLCNTEEEAAAAFAS, from the coding sequence ATGATGGATCAAGGGACCAGACACACGTTGACGGTGACCTCCCGTGAGAATGCCGGAATCACCTTCGTCAAGATGCAGGGCAGCCTCTCCGCCACCACTGCGGAACAGGGAAACCAGGACATGAAAAAGATTGTGGATGCGGGTGCGAAAAAGGTCATCCTCAATCTGGCTGATATCGACTATATCAGCAGCGGAGGGATCCGAGTCTTGATACTGGCCTGCAAGCAGCTCAACAATGTTCAAGGGCAGATGAAGATTGCTGCTGCGAAAGGAATGGTCAAAGAAGCTCTTCAAGCCAGCGGCTTTGACCTACTGAACCGGGTGTATGGAGAGAGCATTCAATTGTGCAACACGGAAGAAGAGGCTGCCGCCGCCTTTGCGAGCTAG
- a CDS encoding STAS domain-containing protein: MLGMCDPLLGVSSLLLGGSAAYVILSIAERMRAPDQGPVRFRWLTIGAVAAGLEIWAIHYIGNLAFCPSVSAAQDSGLAVLSFLSAGATGAVAVYLISSHADSRMRLISGGMLMGGCMTLTHFASMMAVHQPIDLQNDLFLFVLSTVGIVALSIIGIVIGSWNITHRNWRVTEKASAMGLALSGSHFIGMIPTYAMSGIASSAPPPGIEVDLLAVVAVSLSTLLAIIDRQVTAASSLARDSHARLIEAIESVPQWFALFDVDDRLVICNRKYREVMSGTGPEVQAGDSFESIVLRTAERGDIPAAIGKVEPWMHWRLDVHRNPVTPYIQYRSSGEWLQINERKTHDGGIVFIATDITALKNAEQAAEDANARLADSLAVVEAAKARMQEELNVGRDIQRSMLPRIFPAFPDRREIELYAVLEPALEVGGDLYDFFLVDEHRLCFVIGDVSGNGVPAALFMAMTKIMVKTLAASDPSPASIVTHVNDALSADNDSCMFVTLYLGILNLRNGSLVTTNAGHNPPLLKRQDGQFEWLTGINGPMVGPMAGIAFKETTIQLGPGDELFLYTDGVTEADNRRRELFGNDRLKSVLAKSQAVSVVNRLGEVMQAVRNFAGEVPQADDITMLGLRYHGVAPSDVAARVFRRTMPNQLMAIPDLQMAFEQYVAQWETAKPLIPTLNMALDDLLNNVVQYAFPNDPTEHHIEVEGEVRDTCVIFTIMDDGIPFNPLTVAPPDLSLLLHEREIGGLGIHLVRSMFDEVSYHRTVGRNVLTVKKQLVAKTSTTMKAPDKTEIRSFDVERLPLPSHKDPRNIDKNVESRRSGAVMIVTPQTRFDTNSAPEVEQILMDHIGQGERQIVLDLSRISYISSIGLRVILKTAMAMTRTDGRVVVCGGNDHVRTVLQLSGALMMSLYASTLEEALSKVQELR; encoded by the coding sequence TTGCTCGGAATGTGCGATCCCTTGCTCGGTGTGTCCTCGTTGCTGCTGGGTGGCTCGGCTGCCTATGTCATCCTCAGCATCGCCGAACGGATGCGCGCTCCTGATCAAGGCCCCGTCAGGTTCCGATGGCTGACGATCGGTGCCGTCGCCGCGGGTCTTGAAATCTGGGCGATTCACTACATCGGCAATCTGGCATTCTGTCCCTCGGTCTCAGCAGCCCAGGATTCAGGACTGGCCGTGCTTTCGTTTCTCTCCGCCGGGGCGACAGGAGCCGTCGCCGTATACCTGATCAGCAGTCATGCCGACAGTCGGATGCGCCTCATCTCCGGAGGCATGCTGATGGGTGGCTGCATGACCCTGACTCATTTCGCCAGTATGATGGCGGTCCACCAGCCGATCGATCTCCAGAATGATTTGTTCCTCTTTGTGCTGTCGACGGTTGGGATCGTGGCACTCAGTATTATCGGCATCGTGATCGGATCGTGGAATATCACGCACAGAAACTGGCGAGTGACAGAAAAGGCGAGCGCCATGGGACTTGCGCTATCTGGGTCCCACTTCATCGGGATGATTCCGACGTACGCTATGTCCGGCATCGCGTCCAGTGCTCCACCGCCTGGAATCGAGGTTGATCTCCTCGCGGTGGTCGCCGTCTCACTCTCGACACTCCTGGCCATCATTGATCGGCAAGTGACGGCGGCATCAAGCCTGGCACGCGATAGCCATGCTCGACTGATCGAAGCCATCGAAAGCGTCCCCCAATGGTTTGCTCTCTTCGACGTGGACGACCGTCTAGTCATCTGTAATCGCAAATATCGTGAAGTCATGTCTGGGACTGGGCCGGAAGTTCAAGCAGGCGACTCGTTCGAATCGATCGTTCTCCGGACTGCTGAACGCGGCGATATTCCAGCGGCGATCGGAAAGGTTGAACCCTGGATGCATTGGCGCCTGGACGTACATCGAAATCCTGTCACACCCTACATCCAATACCGGTCCAGTGGAGAGTGGCTTCAAATCAATGAGCGGAAGACGCATGATGGCGGGATCGTCTTTATCGCGACCGACATTACGGCTCTGAAAAATGCCGAACAGGCTGCCGAAGATGCCAATGCGCGGCTCGCGGATTCGTTGGCGGTCGTGGAGGCTGCGAAGGCCCGCATGCAGGAAGAACTGAATGTCGGTCGGGACATTCAACGGAGTATGCTCCCACGCATATTCCCGGCTTTCCCGGATCGGAGGGAGATCGAACTCTACGCGGTGCTCGAACCGGCGCTGGAGGTCGGTGGCGACCTCTATGATTTCTTCCTGGTCGATGAGCATCGGCTCTGTTTCGTGATTGGCGATGTATCGGGCAACGGTGTCCCAGCCGCGCTCTTTATGGCCATGACCAAGATTATGGTGAAGACACTGGCGGCCTCCGATCCCTCACCTGCCAGTATCGTCACGCATGTCAACGATGCGCTGAGTGCGGACAACGATTCCTGCATGTTTGTGACCTTGTATCTCGGTATCTTGAATCTCCGCAATGGCTCGCTCGTCACGACGAACGCCGGCCATAATCCTCCTCTGCTGAAACGGCAGGATGGACAGTTTGAGTGGCTGACGGGCATCAACGGACCTATGGTCGGTCCCATGGCGGGCATCGCCTTTAAGGAGACGACCATCCAATTGGGTCCAGGAGATGAGCTCTTCTTGTACACTGATGGGGTTACCGAAGCGGATAATCGGCGGCGCGAACTGTTCGGTAACGACCGGCTAAAATCAGTCCTCGCGAAATCCCAGGCTGTCTCAGTCGTCAATCGCCTCGGTGAAGTCATGCAGGCAGTGAGAAATTTTGCGGGCGAGGTCCCGCAGGCGGACGATATCACCATGCTGGGACTGCGGTATCACGGGGTCGCCCCGTCCGATGTGGCAGCTCGGGTCTTCCGCCGAACGATGCCCAATCAATTGATGGCCATTCCGGACCTCCAGATGGCCTTTGAGCAGTATGTGGCACAATGGGAAACAGCCAAGCCGCTCATTCCGACCCTCAATATGGCGCTGGATGATCTGCTCAACAATGTGGTGCAATATGCCTTCCCCAACGACCCGACGGAGCATCACATTGAGGTCGAAGGCGAAGTGCGTGATACCTGCGTCATTTTCACCATTATGGATGATGGCATTCCCTTCAACCCGCTAACAGTCGCGCCTCCTGATCTGTCGCTCCTGCTTCATGAGCGCGAGATCGGTGGTCTGGGCATTCACTTGGTGCGCTCCATGTTTGATGAGGTATCGTACCATCGCACTGTGGGGCGCAACGTCTTGACAGTGAAAAAACAGTTGGTAGCTAAAACGTCCACTACCATGAAGGCTCCTGACAAGACCGAGATCCGCTCGTTCGATGTCGAGCGGCTGCCGCTTCCCTCACACAAAGATCCAAGGAACATCGACAAGAATGTCGAGTCACGCCGGAGTGGGGCCGTGATGATCGTCACGCCACAGACCCGCTTTGACACGAACAGCGCACCGGAGGTCGAACAGATCTTGATGGACCACATCGGGCAGGGGGAACGGCAGATCGTGCTGGATCTCTCTCGCATTTCGTACATTTCCTCGATTGGGCTTCGGGTAATCCTAAAAACCGCAATGGCGATGACCCGAACCGACGGGAGAGTCGTGGTCTGTGGGGGGAACGACCACGTCCGTACAGTGCTGCAATTAAGCGGGGCGCTGATGATGAGCCTCTATGCCTCGACATTGGAAGAGGCCCTATCAAAGGTCCAAGAGTTACGTTGA
- a CDS encoding zinc metallopeptidase, with protein sequence MAGFILLVIIVGLVILGPQFWTKRVFAKHSAPRSDYPGTGAELARHLLNRFDMQHITVEPTETGDHYDPVSKAVRLTPAIFEGKSLTAITIAAHEVGHAIQDHQGYQPLAERTKLVRIAQGAEKVGAVLMMGIPIAAAVARTPAASVIVLMAGLATMGISTLVHLVTLPVEWDASFRRALPVLRQGQYLTPDDERGARSILTAAALTYVAASLASLLNLWRWIAFLRR encoded by the coding sequence ATGGCAGGTTTCATTCTGCTCGTGATCATCGTCGGTCTGGTGATTCTCGGGCCACAATTCTGGACTAAGCGGGTCTTTGCCAAGCATAGCGCCCCCCGTTCTGACTATCCGGGAACCGGGGCAGAATTGGCTCGGCATCTGCTCAATCGGTTTGACATGCAGCACATCACCGTCGAACCGACTGAGACGGGCGACCACTACGATCCGGTCAGTAAAGCAGTCCGTCTGACACCCGCGATCTTCGAGGGGAAATCTCTCACGGCGATTACGATTGCCGCCCACGAAGTCGGGCATGCCATTCAAGACCATCAGGGGTATCAGCCGCTGGCGGAACGCACCAAACTCGTGCGAATCGCGCAAGGCGCGGAGAAGGTCGGGGCGGTCCTGATGATGGGGATTCCCATCGCGGCCGCAGTCGCGCGCACCCCGGCTGCGAGTGTCATTGTTCTGATGGCTGGACTGGCGACGATGGGGATTTCCACGCTGGTCCACCTCGTCACGCTTCCCGTCGAGTGGGACGCGAGCTTCCGGCGTGCCCTGCCCGTCCTCCGACAGGGCCAGTACCTAACGCCTGACGATGAGCGGGGGGCTCGCAGCATCCTCACCGCTGCCGCCCTGACCTACGTGGCGGCCTCGCTCGCCAGTCTTCTCAACCTGTGGCGCTGGATCGCCTTCCTGCGGCGCTAG
- a CDS encoding dienelactone hydrolase family protein, whose protein sequence is MIITDIDSVDLTTPTGPMRTYLVRPVAEGRYPGLVLYSEIFQVTGPIRRMAAMLASHGFVVAVPEIYHELESAGTVLAYDEAGAARGNQHKITKTLSSYDGDARTALDYLASSPHCTGRLGVIGICIGGHLAFRAAMQPDVLAAACFYATDIHKRGLGQGTHDDSLDRIGKITGELLMIWGRQDPHIPREGRALIYNALSDAGAHFQWHEFNAAHAFMRDEGPRYDPAAARICYDMALELFHRRLGEHGT, encoded by the coding sequence TTGATTATTACCGACATTGACTCGGTTGATCTCACGACTCCGACAGGGCCGATGCGGACCTATCTCGTTCGCCCTGTGGCGGAGGGACGCTATCCTGGGCTTGTCCTGTACTCGGAGATTTTCCAGGTCACGGGACCGATCCGGCGTATGGCGGCCATGCTGGCAAGCCATGGATTTGTGGTGGCCGTGCCGGAAATTTACCACGAGCTGGAGTCGGCCGGGACGGTATTAGCCTATGACGAAGCGGGCGCGGCACGCGGCAATCAACATAAGATCACGAAGACCTTGTCGAGCTATGACGGCGATGCGCGCACGGCACTGGACTATTTGGCATCGTCACCTCACTGCACAGGCAGGCTGGGAGTGATCGGGATTTGCATCGGAGGACATCTGGCATTTCGCGCGGCGATGCAGCCCGATGTGCTGGCCGCTGCCTGTTTCTACGCCACGGACATCCACAAACGCGGCCTGGGGCAGGGCACGCATGACGACAGCTTAGATCGAATCGGCAAGATTACAGGGGAGTTGTTGATGATCTGGGGCCGACAGGACCCGCACATTCCCCGCGAAGGGCGGGCGCTCATCTACAACGCGCTAAGCGATGCCGGCGCGCATTTCCAGTGGCATGAGTTCAACGCTGCGCACGCGTTCATGCGCGACGAAGGTCCTCGCTATGATCCGGCAGCGGCCCGGATCTGCTACGACATGGCGTTGGAGCTATTCCACCGTCGGTTAGGCGAACACGGAACATAG